Sequence from the Nitrospirota bacterium genome:
GTTCAGGAGCTTTTAAGGTTTCCTTTCCTGCTTGCGTTGTTGCACAGCCATAAAATATAAGAAGCATAGAACATAAAAAAATAATATATGCCACTCTGCTCAATCTTATATTCTTTAACATTTCATTCTTAATATATAATTTTTGATTCATTCTTCTTCCCCCTTATGGAGTTTCAATATTGAATCTCTTGGCTTTATATCACCTCTGTAATCTTTCACATACTCCCTGATTAATACGGTATCTTTGGTTATTTTCTCAACCTTTCCACCCATTAGCCCTAATGTCATTCCTTCTGTTATTGTATAGGCTTTTTTATCAGGTAATTGTATGAGTGCATAAAATTTATCTTTTTCCCATGCGATTGCAAGTAACCGGATTTCATCGACGTCATAACTTTCTATTGGACTCGCTCCCTTCTTTTTAAGGGGTTTTTGTTTTGTAGTAACAATTAGCGAAATAAATGGATCTCTTTTACCTTTTGAGTCATAGGCATATCCTTCTGGGATAATCTGCTTTGCCTCTTCCGAAACCCTTGATTCAGGCTGGGTTACCGTCTCTTTTGGCTGTTCGGCTACAGGTTTCTTCATTGGTTGCTCTTTCTTACATCCAATAAAAGTTATGAATAAAACTGCTATCAATAAAAAGATAACTTTTTTCATTATCATTTGCCTGCCTCTTGTCCCTTTGCCAGTTCTTCTTCAGGGACTGAGGAAAATGTTGTTGCAGTAAAAGTTACTTTTATTTCCGCAATCCCCCTTTCTGTTTTCGGGTTACCAAGCTTTATATCAGAAATATTTACAATTCTGGCAAGCTTTGTTAAACTGCTGAAAAAATATCCAAGGCTATGATAATTGCCAATAAGTTCAACATTGACAGGAATCTCATACACAATTCCGCTTGGATGATTTCTTTTCTGCTGAGGCCTCCAAAGAGCTATTTTCATTCCTGCCTGAATACATAAGTCTGAAACCTGTTTCAACAACGTTGAAACCTCTTTTTCCTCAGGCAATTGCAGTTTCAATTCACTCAGTCTCTTTTTGAGATTTTCATTCTCCCTCATAAGTTCCGGAAGTTTTGCTGCCTTAGCCTGGTTTTTTGCTATCTCATTTTCCTGTGCAGATATTTTTACGTCAAGTGCCTTAATCTCTTTGTTCTTTGGCAAAATAAAAATGAAAAGAGCAAGAATAATGATTAATATTGCAGGAGCAAAGGTTATTATAAACTTTACATAAGGAGGAATATTCTTAAGATTAATATTTAATTTTAATGCCATGTTTAAACCTTCATTTTTAATGTAAGTTTAAATTGATAAACAGGTATCTTTTCAAATTCTGCACTCTTGGATTCCTGCAAATAAATATCAGTGAATGTCTGTGAATTTTTTAAGTTGTCCACAAAAGCAACTATATCTGTATTGGTGAAGCCATACCCATCAATACTCACATCACTAACACCTTTTACATTCATCGCTGTAAACCAGATTCCATTTGGAAGAAGCATATTTATTTCATCAAGAAGCTTCACGGGGATGCTCTTGTTTTTGCTGAGTTGTTCGATTATTTTATTGCGCTCCTCAAACATCTTGTTTTTCTTCTCAAAATCCTCTACTGCTTTAATCTGTTCTTTGAGCTCTGCTATCTTTTGTTCATTAGCAGCAAATTTAGATTTTCTGTCTGATAAGCGTGAACTGTAAAAGAATACAAGATAAGCCATTACTATAAATATGACTAATGTAACTAATACAGTGCTGATAACAAATGTAGGTACTGGCTTCGGTTTCTTTTTCCTTTTAACTGGTAAAAGATTAACTTTTATCATCTATCACCCTGCCTCCTGAGTGCTAAGCCTGCTGCGACTGCTGCTATTGGTGCTGTTTCTTCGATATATGATAGATCAAATTTTTTTGGTATCTTAATGTTTTTAAACGGTTGCATGATTTTAGTTTCAACACCAATCTTTTCGGCAAGAAGCCTGGGGAAGTCTTTTATAAGCGCACAACCGCCACTCAATATAATTTCATTAATCTCTTCATGGAAATATTCCAGTGAACGATTTACTTCACCAATTATTTCCTCTGATGCCAATTCCATTACGGAATATGCGTCCTGCGGGCTTACATTTTCAACAGGCTCACCTTTTTTAAGCCTCTCTGCAACTTCATATGTAAGATTAAATTCCCGCTGGAGCACCTCAGTATGCAGATTGCTCCCAAAAGCACTATCTCTGGTAAATACTGAGACTCCACCTTTTAAAATGTTCATATTGATTGTGCTTGCCCCGATATTTACAAGAGCAATATTTTTCCCTGGTTCAATTTCATAATTAACTTCATATATGTTTTCGAGAGCAAATGAATTGACATCAACGATTATAGGATTAAAACCACTTTCCTTTACAACTGAAATATATTCATTAATGATGTCCTTTTTGACAGCAACCAGTATAACATCCATTTGACCTGGCTCTTCCTTAGGACCAAGAATCTGAAAATCAAGATTGACATCATCAATGTCAAAAGGTATATATTGTTCTGCTTCGAATTTTATTGACTCTGAGAGTTCTTCTTCAGACATTTCAGGGAGTGAAACTCGCTTGATAATTACAGATGAATGGCCTGCCATACTGATTATGACATCTTTTGTTTTTATCTTAGCCTTTCTTGACAACTCTTTTATAGAATCGACAAGTCTGATAGAATCTATAACTGAACCATCAACAATGAGTTCTGGCGGGAGAGGTAACATATCAAATAGTTCAAGTTCATAGCCACTTTTTGTATCTTTTAGTTGGACAATTTTTAAATATCCTGAGCCGATATCTAATCCAATCGAACTCTTTCCACTAATAAACATAGCTTATGAATACCAAAAAAATTAATTCTTGTCAAGTGTTTTTTTCATTAATATTAAAAGATTTGCCCTAAATCCTTAGAATTTAGTTTAAGAATCTCTCTATTTTTATTTCTTTATCTTGAATTTTCCCTATCCCAAAAAGTCTTTTATCAGGACTTTTAAGTCTAACATAACGTTCTGAAAAGAACTTTTCAGATATATCTTTTTCCAGAGTTTTAAAAAGAGAAATATTTACAGGCAGACCATTCTTTGCTTTATTATAGGCATTTTCATCAAAAACAACCTCTTGAAGATGCGATAATGCTAAATCTATTGAATATTGAGCACAGGCTTTTACTTGTATTTCTTCTTCTGAAGCTGAATCATTAATTTTGAAATTACCTATACGCGTTCTTACAAGTGAATGCATATGTGCTCCCACACCTAATTCGTTACCTATGTCGTGGCACAATGTCCGTATATATGTTCCTTTTGAACACACTACTTTTATGTCAATATATGGTAAATCAATCCCTAATATATCAATAGAATAAATATTGATTTTTCTGGGACGTCTCTCTATTGCCACACCCTGTCTTGCAAGTTTATATAATGGCTTACCTGATACCTTTATTGCTGAATACATAGGTGGCACCTGTTCAATCTGACCTGTGAATCTGGATAAGACTTTCTCTATGGAAGAATACAAATTTAATGAAGAAAGTTCACCTCTGGCTGTTATTTTACCTGAAGAATCGTATGTATCTGTACTCTCCCCGAGCTTTAACTTTACAATATATTCCTTATCGAGGTCCGATAAAAATCGAGCTATCTTTGTAGCTTTGTTCAAGCATATGAGAAGGACGCCTGTTGCTATCGGGTCAAGAGTTCCTGCGTGACCTGCCTTTTTTGCAGTAAAAAGACGTTTAACTCTTGTTACAGCCTGCTGGGAAGAAATATCCTTTGTTTTGTTGAGGTTAATGACAATATTCATTTAGTGGCGCGCCCAGGAGGATTCGAACCCCCGACCTGCGGATTCGTAGTCCGACGCTCTATCCAGCTGAGCTATGGGCGCATTCCATTTTATTTTTTTACACCCTCTTTAAGAAATATGCTGTATTTTGGATGCTCAAATGGGTGTATTGCAGGAACCTTTGCGAACAACCAGCCCCACTGTTTTCCGGAAGCTGGAAAAATCTTTTTGTTATTTTCAAAAACCTGCACACTTAGTGCAGGGTTTTTTGGCTGATTTGTTGATGATGTTAGGGTCATTCCATCCATTTTGAAATCAGGGAGAAAATCACCTACATGAAGATTTAGATTTGTATTAGGAATTTTGAATTCACTATTGAGTTTAACTAAATATTCCTGTTTTGTCTTAGCAACTTTATCTTCAAAAATAATCCTCGCTCCACTCCATTTACCTTTGACTGATTCAGGCACAACAATCTTTGTTTTTACCCTCTGCATCATCATCCCTTGCCCTTCAGGCTGTTGTCCCTGCTGTGTCATTGAAGGGGGCATCTGCCCGGGAGGGACAGGTTCTGATAATATTGGCCCTGTTCCCATAGGCGCAGGCGCCTGCTGGACAGGTTGCTGTGGTTCTTTCTTCTCACATGCTGACAATGATAAAATCAATAGAAGAAATACTATCAATATAAAAACTTTTTGCATCTAATCCTCCTTATATGTTGAAAATTTTCTTATATCACTGTTCAATTTTAACTATTTACTGCCGTTAACTGGCGGAGAGGCAGGGATTCGAACCCTGGGTGAAGTTTTACCTCCACAACCGCTTAGCAGGCGGCTGCCTTCGACCAGCTCGGCCACCTCTCCTTAAAAAACCAACCAACAATCAGTAGTCAATAATCTGTGTATATACAGAAAACAGCAGTTTATACACAGACACTGAAAATTTATTTTACCGCAAACTTGTTAAAAAAAAGAATATTAATTACGGCAACAATTATACTAACACAGCTCAAATAAAACTTTGTTAAGAAAATGGAGTGCAAAATTATCTGATATCACGATGAATAATATCAATATCAATTGGATGTTTTTTAAGATAATCACGCAATTTTTCTACTATAGCCGGAGAACGGTGATTACCTCCTGTACAACCTATACCAACTGTAACATATAATCTACCTTCTTTAAGATATTGTTCGATAAGAAAATCCAGAAATTCCTTTATTTTTTTTATAAAAGTTTTGGAATTATGATGCCTGAATACATAATCAGAAACTCTTTTATCTGTGCCTTTAAGTTGTTTTAATTCTGGTATGAAGTTTGGATTTGGAAGGAATCTTGCATCAAAAAGCAGATCGAGGTTCTGAGGAAGGCCGTATTTAAAACCGAAAGATATCAGGATTAGCCTCATAGCTTTAGTACCTTTTTTTATTCCATAGATACAGGTAATAAGTTGTCTCAGTTGATGTGGGGAAAATGGAGACGTATCAATAACTCTATCAGAATCATCTTTCAGAAAAGAAAGCCTTTCTTTCTCTTTTCTGATAGCTTCTTCAATCTTTCCTCCAAGGGGATGTGGCCTTCGAGTCTCTTTAAATCGCCTGACCAGCACTTCCTTTTCTGCTTCAAGGAAGATAATATCAGTTTTATATTTATTTTTCAAAATCTTAAGTGCATTTTTAATACCTGATAAAAATCCCTTCTCCCTAATATCAATCCCGATTGCAATCTTCCTGATATTTTTATTTCTGGATACAATCGAAACAAGGGAATCAATCAGGGCAACTGGAAGATTATCCACACAAAAGTAACTGGAATCTTCAAGTGCCCTTAAAGCAACGGTTTTGCCGGAACCGGAAAGACCCGTGATTATAACAATAATTGGTTCCTTCATAATTCATATTTCATACTTTCTTTATTTCACTGGTTCAATCAATCCAAAATTGCCATCTCTTCTCCGGTATATGACATTGATATCCCCACTATTGTCATTGGTAAAAACAAAGAAATCCTTATCGAGTAGTTCCATCTGCATTACTGCCTCATCAGGGCTCATTGGTTTCAGTTCAAAACGTTTGTTTTTTATAATTTTCCCAACTTCAGCAGGAATTTCTACTTTAGCTGAAACAGTGCTGGTTTTTCCTTCATTCTTTCTGTGAGAAACAAGTTTTTCCTTATATTTCTTTATCTGACGTTCGAGTTTCTCTGATACCTCATCAATAGACGAATATACCTCACCAGTAACACTCTCAGCCTGAATAAGGACCCCATTAGCCTTAAGCAATACTTCTACCTTATGCCTATACTTTTCAACTGTTATAGTAACAATAGCTTCAGTTATACTTGAAAGATATTTGTTTATTCTCTTAATCTTTTTCTCTGCATAACTTTTTAAAGACTGTGTAATCTCAAGGTGTCTTCCTGTCACAATAATATTCATAAATCCTCCTTATAGTGAAGTCTGTTTTTTCCGTTTCGATTGTGAGGCAATACCGAGCTCTTCTCTATATTTTGCTACTGTTCTTCTTGCAATTGTAATATTTTTTTTCTTGAGTATCTCTGCAATATGATTATCACTTAGCGGTTTTTGTGCATCTTCTTCAGTCACGATTTTCTTTATAAGATTTTTGACAGATTTTGATGAAATACTTCGCATCCCGCTATTAAGAGCACTGCTGAATAGATACCTAAAACAGAAAATTCCACGATCACATGATATGAATTTGTTCGAGGTAACTCTGCTTATAGTGCTTTCGTGTAAATTGATTGCTGAAGCAACATCTTTCAATGTTAAAGGTTTAAGATATTCAATTCCTTTATCAAAAAACTCCCTCTGAAGAGATAAGAGTGTCTCTGTAACCCTATAAATAGTCCTGCTTCTTTGATCAAGACTTTTTAATAGTCCAACTGCTGAACGGAACTTTTCAATAAAAAATTGCTTATCCTCTTTTGAAAAAGCATTATCATGCTGGAGTAAATTTTTATAAAAATTGCTGATTCTCAGCTTTGGGATACCCTCATCATTTAAAATAATCTGATATTCATCATGCGTCCTGATAAGAAACACATCCGGAATAATATAATTTACATTAAAACTTGCAAAATTCCTGCCTGGCTTAGGTTCAAGCCCTTCAATAATTTTTAAGGCAGCCATTACTTCACTAATGGAAATACCATACTGCTGAGCAATCTGGGTATATCTTTTCTTTTCAAGGTCATCCAGATTGTTCCTAATTATATTTTCAACAACAGTGTTCTGGAGGTTAAATGTCCTGATTTGCAGAAGTAAACATTCACATAAATTTTTTGCACCAACCCCTGGAGGATCAAATCTCTGTATCAAATCGAGTGCCTTCTCGACTGTCTCTTTTTGCACTTTCGCTGCCTCTACAATTTCGTCGATACTTGCAACCAAATATCCATTTTCATCAATATTTCCTATAATTATCTCTCCAACTTTTTTAATATCCTCGGACTCATTTGAAAGTCTCAACTGCCATAAGAGATGGTCATAAAGATCTGGTTCTTTAGAAATAAATTGTTCAAATGAAGGTGGAGTTACTGTTCCGGGATTAAAGTATCCCAGATCCCTTCCATCATATCCCCTCTCTTCAAAGTATTCATCTACAGTAAAATTCATGAGCTTCTCGAGGGGGGCTTCTGCATCTTCTAATATCATATCTTCAGGTTCAATATTGTCTCTCTCTTCATAGACGGTTTCTTCTGATGAGACCTCTTCCATTTCATCTACTATTTCTTCAAGGAGTGGATTTTCCATTAGCTCCTGATTTAAGAATTGTGTGAGCTCGAGATGAGGAAGTTGCAAAAGCTTTATCGCCTGCTGGAGTTGCGGGGTTAATATTAGTTTCTGTGATAATCTGAGTTCAAGTCTGCTCTCGAGTGCCATTAGAGTCTGAACTCCTCTCCAAGGAAGGTCTCTTTAACCATTTTATTTGATATGATTCTATCAGGACTTCCTTCCTCGAGAATTTCTCCATTATTAATTATATAAGCCCTATCTGTTATAGAAAGTGTATCTCTTACATTATGATCTGTTATAAGAATGCCGAGCCCTATATTTTTCAGGTGATTCAGCATCTTTTTTAACTCAATGATAGCAATAGGGTCTATTCCTGCAAAAGGTTCATCGAATAAAAGAAAAAGCGGTTTTATAGCGATAGCCCTTGCTATCTCAGTCTTGCGCCTCTCTCCTCCTGAAAGTTTATATCCCTCTTTTTCTTGGAGACCTGTAAGATTAAATTCTTTCAATAAACGTGCCAGCTCCAATTCAATCTCTTCGCGATTAAGGCCCTTTATTTCAAGTACTGCCCTTATATTATCTCCAACAGTCAGTTTTCTGAATATCGAAGGCTCCTGAGGCAGATAACTTATTCCCATCCGTGACCTTCTATACATGGGCAACCTTGTTATATCCTGATTATCAAGAAAAATCTTCCCCGCATCAGGTTTTATCAGACCCACAGTCATATAAAAACTGGTCGTCTTCCCTGCACCATTCGGCCCGAGTAGGCCTACTATCTCTCCTGAACTGACGTAAAGGTGCAGATTTTTTACAACCTGTCTCTTACCATAATATTTTGAAAGACCTTTAGTCTCAAGGAGGTGCATTATTAATTCTTTACTTTATTATTTCTTTTTTCTAAGGAAAACCTTACTTTCTTCTACAAGAAATCTGTCTTCTTTCATAAAATAAGTCATCTTTTTACCTGTAACAACATTTTCACCCTCTGTTGCTCTCGGCTCACCGGTAAATATAATTTTTTCTCCATCCGCAAGATATGTAGCTTTTTCCGAAACAACAACCCTGTCTCCTTTTATAAATTTCACATTCCCTTCTGCATCAATCCTTGTCACATTTCCTGTATCCTTATCGCTCAGAACAACCATCTTGTCTGAATATATAGTTGTATCTGTTGTTTTTGCAACAACTGAACGTTCAAAAATAGCCGTATTTGTTTTGTTATCAGCAGTAAGCATCTGAGAAGTGATGACTATCGGTCCTTTAATTTCTCCTGATCCCTGTTCGGCAAGGCCTTCTGAAATGAACAGGGGAAGAATCGAGAAAAAAAGGATGAGACTGACTAAACTACTTATAAAAGATTGCCTTGACATCATTGTATATCCGGACTTTTTGTTCTTTATCAACTTTCATTCCTCTGCCTTCAATTTTGAAACCTTTGCCCTCAACCTCTATTTTCCCGGCTGCCTCAATAGTTCCTGAAGAAATCTCATAATCAATCATTTCTGCTTTTATAGTGTAATCCTTTGCCTTCGCCTTAATAGCTCCACCAGTTGTAAAGCTCTGCTCGGAAAGATTATATATGCCTTTATCAGCGAACAAGGTAACGTCATTTTCAGGTATAAACAACTGAATTTTTTCCAATTCAGCTTTCTCATCACTTTCAGTAAAAACTGCCTTTTCTGCATTAAGTATCCATGCGGTCATCCCGGTCTTTTTATGGATAATCTTCAGGTCTTCAAGAAAAGAGCCTTCTTTTATGTTCAACTTTATATCTATTTCCCTCGTGGGTATCAACATTATTAAAAGAAGAGTAAAAGATATAATAGAAATCCCTATTAATAAACCTCTCTTCATTAAAAATTCTATCATATAGAAAGAACTATGTAAACCTTTAAGTTTCAAAGGCTGAGCAAGATTTTATTGCCAAAAGATGCATAATTGTAATAGTATTAAAAATTTAAAGAAAACCATCACAAGAGGTATAAGCTATGATTACTTACACGGATTTTAATAAACTTGATATAAGAATCGGGAAAATCGTATCAGCAGAAAAAGTTAAAGACACTGATAAATTACTCAAATTAGAAGTTGATTTAGGTTTCGAAAAAAGAAATATCGTTGCAGGGATTGCTGAACTATATGAACCAGAGCAAGTCATTGCCAAAGAAATTCCTATACTCTTAAATTTAGAACCAAAAAATATCAGGGGAATCATAAGCCATGGGATGATTCTCGCAGTTGATGTTGAAGGGAAACCTGTTTTAATGCATCCGGAAAAAGAAGTTCCGCCGGGCAGCAAAATCAGATAATTAAGAGTAATAAAGTAAGAACATGATTCCTCATAGAGATCAATTCAGTGGATGTCTTATAGGACAATGCCTTGGTGATGCTACTGGTTTTGTTGTGGAGGGATTTTCAGCAGAAGCATGTCAAAGATATATTGAAGATTTTCTGCTAACTGAAAAAGTTGTTTCTTTCGGAAGATTCCCCTTCCCTTTCGGACAATACTCTGACGATTCACAACTTGCCCGTGAATTGCTCCTGAGCTATGTAGACTGTAAGAAATTTGATCCAGAAAATTATGCAAAGCGTCTTATGCGTATCTTTATAGAAAGGAGGGTTGTAGGGTTTGGTTATTCTACCAGACAGGCAGCTTTAAAACTCGCGGAAGGCATTTCATGGGAAGAATCAGGCACACCTTCTCCATCAGCAGGAAATGGTAGCGCCATGCGTGCTGCACCTATAGGATTAATCTTTTTTGATAACCCAAAGGCGTTAATTCAGGCAGCACATGACCAGGGAAGGATTACCCATAAAGATCTAAGATGTTCGGCAGGAGCAGTAGCAGTCAGCGGAGCAGTTGCGATTGTGCTGAAAAATAAGCAAATAGATGGAGAAAGCTTTATTAATTCTCTTTGTGATTTGACCGGAGAAATTGATACAGACTTTACATCAGAGTTGCAGAAATTAAAACAATGGAGCTTGTTACCTCCAAGGGAAGCTGTATTATTTATCTCCAGAGCAGGGATTGATCCTGAATATATTGAAGAAGATGGATGGCGCGGCATAACTCCTTTTGTAATCAGCAGTGTTCTATGGAGTCTCTATTGTTTCATCAGAACGCCAGATGATTACTGGCAAACAATCTGCACAGCAATTTCAGCAGGCGGAGATGTTGATACTACAGCATCAATGGCAGGTGCTATAAGCGGTGCATATCTCGGACTTGGAGCAATCCCATCTGAGCCGGCACATCAACTTACCGATCGCGGAAACTGGAAGTTTGATGAACTTGTTGAATTAGCACATAAGTGCTATGAAATAAAAATGCGGACATAAAATAAAACCCTTCACATTTCCAAAATTTGCCGATGGAGATTCTTAATCTATTTCAGCATCTCTTTAAATAAATATCAAAGGCTTTAAGATTCTATCGGCAAATCCGGGCATTTTTATCTGCTTGACAAAATTTTATTTTTAGTATACATTTGTATATATAATTTACCCCCCACTTTCTGAAGAAAGACTGGGCAGGGGATTGGGGAACAGACCCCTTCCCGCATCCGCCCCTGCCCAGCCACTTCCAATTAAGGTGGGGATATAAAAGAGAATTTCCTATGAAAGAGCTTACTGATAAGCAGAAACGCATACTTGAGTTCCTGAAAGAATACACGAAGACCCACGGTTACCCGCCGACTGTAAGGGAGATCGGTGCTCACTTTAAAATCCTGTGGGCTGCTGCAAGAAAACATCTTCAGGCAATTGAAAGAAAAGGCTTTTTAAAATTAAACCCTTTAAAATCAAGGGGCATAGAGATTCTTAGTTTTAAACCATCGAGTGGATTAATGCTCCCCGTTGCAGGAAATATAAGGGCCGGCAAACCAATCCTCGCACAGGAGGATATTGATACGCATATACTGATTGATAAATCCTTGTTTCCCCATCAGGATGCTTTCGTCCTGCGAGTAACAGGTAATAGTATGATTGAGGCCGGCATATTCGATGGAGATTATGTTATCGTGAGTCCCCAGAAGACGATCGAAAACAGTGAGATTGGAGTTGTGTTGATAGAGGATGAAGCAACTGTGAAAAGGATATATAAAGAGAAAATGAAAATAATTCTCAAGCCTGAAAACAAAACCATGAAATCGGTAACTCATAATGCTGATGAAATAACAATTATAGGCAAGGTTGTGGGAGTAATCAGAAAACTGTAAGAAAAACGACTTATCAAAATACCCCTAACCCTTCCCTCTCTCCCACAAGTGGAGATGGGAAATATTCCCTCCCATGAGGGTAGGGGATTAAAGGGAGAGTATAACGTCGTCTTTATTTATTCTTAATGGACATCGGAGAAGCCATAAGCGTTATTGCATCATTCGGCCTGCCGTATAAAATCCGGCCGCTGAAATTCAAATGGAACAGGAGACTCTTTGAAGTAAAAGAGATTACCTATACATGGGAAACCAGAGAAGGACAGACAAGGTCTTATCACTTCTCTGTATCAGATGGAAAAACATTGTATGAATTGAGTTTCGATACCACATCACTTCTCTGGAGGCTTGAGAAGCTTGAGGCATAAGCGTTGACAGTGATAAAGGGGATTGATAGAATACGTTCAACACAGGCGGAACTAATGGGGTAAATATTAGTAAAGACATATCAGACAGGACAATAGTTTCCTTCAAATATAATCCTCATCTTGTCGCAAAGGTCAGAACTATCGAAAGCAGAAAATGGTATATGGAATGATGCGCAAGAGGAAGTTTTTGTATGAGATTAAGAGACCGAGAAAGGATAAGAAACTGCCTGTCGTTCTGAGCAAAAAAGATGTTGCTAAAATCCTATCATCTGTTGATAATATCAAACACCTGTAAAACTCAAGGCCGAAGATATAGATAGCAAAAGAATGCTGATTCATATCAAAGGGGCTGAGAAATGAGATTTATTGGCAAAGGAATTGATTTTCTGGCAATTCTGCCAGAGCTAAAATATCCGCACCAGGTGCTGATACATTGCCAAATTAGAATTATATCAGCACTTAATACTGATGTGAACAAAATGAGCAAAAGTTGCTAACGCTCCATTTTGCTCATCGGTACGGCGGGTAAGCAAATGCCAGATTTTCGTGAAATCGTCTTTTCTCTTGGAATTGATCAGGAGACAGCATCAAAGATTACCTCATTGTTGGAGGAGGCGAATGGTGTAAAACCAGACCTTTCAGACATCCCCCAAATAGCTACTTTATTCAGTGAGAAATTTGGAATAAACCACGACGAGTCACTAAGACTTGCATCTTCTACACTACTGGAAGATGGAAAGGCTGAAGTTTATCGCAAGATGAAACCAAAACTTAAAGAAGCTGCTATATTGCTTGCAAGAGCAAAACCATCGTTGAATATATTTACTGCCTTCAGACAGATTTACCAAACATTATTGAAAGCGAAAGAAGGTGATAGAGAATTCAGACTTGAATATTATATTAAAAAGGCTATGGAGTATCCGAGGGACATAGATCTTGAGATTTTTGAACCGGACAAGTATAAGGGAACTGAGAATTATTTTACCTGCTCGTTTGTGCCATGGTATTTAGAAGAACCTTTGAGACATTTTACACATGTTCTTAGTTTTGCGGACACGAACGCATTATCTGCGTTAACCAAGGCACAAAATAGTGGTGGAAGGCTCTATAGCCTTCTGCTGCAAAAACTGGTAGTTTCAGATAAACCCTGGCCAGAAGAGGAACCTTCGCCAGTGGAGTCATGCGTACTCCGTCCTGGCAATTGCGTAATTATCGTCCCTTGTGTTGATGTTCAAGGAAAAGTCCCTGCCGTAGAACCAACTCTTCTGGTTTTCATCCACAGTGTATACGATACTTTTGAGATGGCATCTTGGTCGATTGAGAAAATCGTTCCTTATCG
This genomic interval carries:
- the lexA gene encoding repressor LexA, giving the protein MKELTDKQKRILEFLKEYTKTHGYPPTVREIGAHFKILWAAARKHLQAIERKGFLKLNPLKSRGIEILSFKPSSGLMLPVAGNIRAGKPILAQEDIDTHILIDKSLFPHQDAFVLRVTGNSMIEAGIFDGDYVIVSPQKTIENSEIGVVLIEDEATVKRIYKEKMKIILKPENKTMKSVTHNADEITIIGKVVGVIRKL
- the lptB gene encoding LPS export ABC transporter ATP-binding protein, with translation MHLLETKGLSKYYGKRQVVKNLHLYVSSGEIVGLLGPNGAGKTTSFYMTVGLIKPDAGKIFLDNQDITRLPMYRRSRMGISYLPQEPSIFRKLTVGDNIRAVLEIKGLNREEIELELARLLKEFNLTGLQEKEGYKLSGGERRKTEIARAIAIKPLFLLFDEPFAGIDPIAIIELKKMLNHLKNIGLGILITDHNVRDTLSITDRAYIINNGEILEEGSPDRIISNKMVKETFLGEEFRL
- the metG gene encoding methionine--tRNA ligase subunit beta, translated to MITYTDFNKLDIRIGKIVSAEKVKDTDKLLKLEVDLGFEKRNIVAGIAELYEPEQVIAKEIPILLNLEPKNIRGIISHGMILAVDVEGKPVLMHPEKEVPPGSKIR
- a CDS encoding ADP-ribosylglycohydrolase family protein — translated: MIPHRDQFSGCLIGQCLGDATGFVVEGFSAEACQRYIEDFLLTEKVVSFGRFPFPFGQYSDDSQLARELLLSYVDCKKFDPENYAKRLMRIFIERRVVGFGYSTRQAALKLAEGISWEESGTPSPSAGNGSAMRAAPIGLIFFDNPKALIQAAHDQGRITHKDLRCSAGAVAVSGAVAIVLKNKQIDGESFINSLCDLTGEIDTDFTSELQKLKQWSLLPPREAVLFISRAGIDPEYIEEDGWRGITPFVISSVLWSLYCFIRTPDDYWQTICTAISAGGDVDTTASMAGAISGAYLGLGAIPSEPAHQLTDRGNWKFDELVELAHKCYEIKMRT
- the lptC gene encoding LPS export ABC transporter periplasmic protein LptC, whose amino-acid sequence is MKRGLLIGISIISFTLLLIMLIPTREIDIKLNIKEGSFLEDLKIIHKKTGMTAWILNAEKAVFTESDEKAELEKIQLFIPENDVTLFADKGIYNLSEQSFTTGGAIKAKAKDYTIKAEMIDYEISSGTIEAAGKIEVEGKGFKIEGRGMKVDKEQKVRIYNDVKAIFYK